A genomic region of Alnus glutinosa chromosome 11, dhAlnGlut1.1, whole genome shotgun sequence contains the following coding sequences:
- the LOC133882546 gene encoding germin-like protein subfamily 1 member 11, translated as MKGVPNYLVALALTALACSLASAFDPSPLQDFCVSTNSSLDGVFVNGKFCKDPKLVTPNDFFFPGLNIPGSTENQLGLAVTGVGVDQLFGLNTLGISLARVDIAPYGVNPPHTHPRATEIFLVVEGTLLAGFVSSSPDNRLFAKILNPGDLFIFPFGLIHFQINVGKTNAVAFASFSSQNPGAITIANNVFGSNPPINPDVLVKAFQLDKNVVMSLQKKFST; from the exons ATGAAAGGGGTTCCTAATTACCTTGTAGCTTTGGCACTCACGGCTTTGGCATGCTCCCTTGCCTCTGCCTTTGACCCTTCTCCTCTGCAAGACTTTTGCGTTTCAACTAACAGTTCCCTCGATGGTG TATTTGTGAATGGAAAGTTCTGCAAGGACCCAAAGCTTGTCACTCCCAATGATTTCTTCTTTCCGGGACTAAACATTCCTGGAAGCACTGAAAATCAACTTGGGTTGGCTGTCACTGGTGTGGGTGTGGACCAATTATTTGGCCTCAATACACTAGGTATATCCTTAGCTCGTGTAGACATTGCACCATACGGCGTAAATCCACCCCATACTCATCCTCGTGCCACAGAAATTTTCTTAGTCGTAGAGGGTACTCTGTTAGCTGGCTTTGTCTCATCCAGCCCAGATAACCGCCTTTTCGCCAAAATTCTAAATCCGGGAGACTTATTTATCTTCCCATTTGGTCTCATTCATTTCCAGATTAATGTAGGAAAGACCAATGCTGTTGCTTTTGCCAGTTTTAGTAGCCAGAATCCTGGGGCCATCACTATAGCAAATAATGTTTTTGGATCCAATCCTCCTATTAATCCGGATGTTCTCGTCAAGGCCTTCCAATTGGACAAGAATGTGGTTATGTCTCTTCAGAAAAAATTCAGTACTTAG